One genomic region from Tripterygium wilfordii isolate XIE 37 chromosome 20, ASM1340144v1, whole genome shotgun sequence encodes:
- the LOC119987516 gene encoding uncharacterized protein LOC119987516, translated as MSHSESDPMVDVLAQLTSIREELRENSIKMAALEAENNAVRAENAKLLELNEQTIRDRSAVRSMPPLEQGTPERTSNQHARPLSAGLSRYFTPGQSSRQNDPPTHTIGGHPSPTTGAQPEGHNWPRTPPLFPAFSYIPPSSNPSSMGAPLEEWTQRLATLESRMNKVPGVVAPPEKTPQSSFADSPFSPSIAMTEAPPRFAAPIMKLYDGTEDPEEHVAHYKQKMFATSIPLDLREACMCKGFGSTLTGPALQWYISLPNGNISSFAQLVDTFLVHFSSSKKIQKCSEDLFRVVQRREESTRDFVARFNKERVSIPRCNPETAFRAFKNGLLVDRGLYEEIAKYDCQNMEDALARATIQIRWEEDARRRPTPPNNDREKRGRREEQPAPPPPRNTAHSRPFNRGFNRREYYENAPEYNLSIAHDETVLVLKKMREKVKWPLKNTDGREKDTTKWCGFHQVHGHKTTECKALLYEVNDLVNRGHLHDLLTERGKALLAKRKEKAAEDGIPEPTETIAVIIGGSEISGISHSAAKRSARAAINPDARKGRLTKTPSDQVIMFTNSEATDLLDPHHDALVISIQVANCIIKRVLIDNGSSANVLMLSTLKKMNIDENHVVRRSTILIGFGGEQKFTEGEIALPVYAGGVNCQTKFLVLDCHSPFNIILGRPWIHEMKAVPSTYHQVVKFPTAAGIKEIYGEQLASRECYQNGLKKKKEQL; from the coding sequence ATGTCTCACTCGGAATCGGACCCTATGGTCGACGTGCTGGCCCAACTAACGTCCATCAGAGAGGAACTCCGGGAAAATTCTATAAAGATGGCTGCCTTGGAAGCCGAAAACAACGCCGTCAGGGCCGAAAATGCGAAGCTCTTGGAGTTGAACGAACAGACCATCCGTGATAGGAGTGCTGTGCGCTCCATGCCACCCCTCGAACAGGGCACACCAGAAAGAACCTCCAACCAACATGCTCGCCCATTGAGCGCCGGCCTGAGCAGGTATTTCACCCCCGGACAAAGTTCAAGGCAAAATGACCCACCTACGCATACCATCGGTGGCCATCCCAGTCCGACGACCGGCGCCCAACCCGAAGGTCATAACTGGCCACGAACGCCACCATTGTTCCCAGCATTTTCCTACATTCCACCCTCTTCCAATCCCTCGAGTATGGGAGCACCACTTGAGGAATGGACGCAAAGGCTCGCCACACTAGAATCCAGGATGAACAAAGTCCCAGGAGTAGTGGCACCGCCGGAAAAGACGCCACAAAGTAGCTTTGCAGACTCCCCTTTCTCTCCCTCGATTGCTATGACGGAGGCTCCACCAAGGTTCGCCGCGCCAATTATGAAGTTATACGATGGAACCGAAGATCCCGAGGAGCACGTGGCACACTACAAACAGAAAATGTTCGCCACTTCGATACCATTAGATCTACGAGAGGCGTGCATGTGCAAAGGATTCGGATCAACATTGACCGGGCCAGCTCTTCAATGGTACATTAGTCTCCCCAACGGCAATATCTCTTCATTCGCCCAGTTAGTGGACACCTTCCTTGTGCACTTCTCCAGTagcaagaaaattcaaaaatgttcAGAAGACTTGTTCAGAGTCGTCCAACGCCGTGAGGAATCAACCAGAGACTTCGTAGCTCGTTTCAACAAAGAGAGAGTCTCAATTCCTCGATGTAATCCTGAGACCGCGTTTAGAGCCTTCAAAAATGGACTACTTGTCGACAGAGGATTGTATGAAGAAATAGCGAAGTATGATTGTCAGAACATGGAAGATGCTCTAGCCCGCGCAACAATCCAAATCAGATGGGAAGAGGATGCCCGACGGCGACCGACCCCGCCGAACAATGATAGAGAGAAGCGCGGCAGAAGAGAAGAACAACCAGCGCCTCCACCGCCAAGAAACACTGCCCACTCCCGACCGTTCAACAGGGGATTCAACAGACGAGAATACTATGAAAATGCGCCCGAATACAACTTAAGTATCGCACATGACGAGAcagtacttgtactcaaaaaaatgagagagaaagtgaAATGGCCGTTAAAGAACACCGACGGAAGAGAAAAAGACACCACTAAATGGTGCGGCTTTCATCAAGTCCATGGGCACAAAACCACCGAATGCAAGGCCTTACTTTACGAAGTAAACGATTTGGTCAATCGCGGCCATTTGCACGACTTGCTGACCGAAAGAGGAAAAGCTCTCTTagcaaaaagaaaggaaaaggccGCAGAGGACGGTATACCGGAGCCCACTGAAACTATTGCGGTCATCATTGGGGGTTCAGAGATTAGTGGAATTTCTCACTCGGCCGCCAAAAGAAGTGCAAGAGCCGCCATTAATCCCGACGCAAGGAAGGGACGGCTGACGAAGACTCCTTCCGATCAGGTGATCATGTTTACCAATAGTGAAGCCACCGATCTGTTAGATCCACACCACGACGCCCTTGTCATCTCCATTCAGGTAGCAAATTGCATAATTAAACGGGTGTTAATCGACAACGGCAGTTCGGCGAACGTCTTGATGCTGAGCACCCTTAAAAAGATGAACATTGATGAAAATCACGTTGTACGACGATCGACGATCCTAATCGGATTCGGCGGAGAACAAAAGTTCACCGAAGGCGAAATAGCATTGCCCGTATATGCCGGTGGGGTCAATTGCCAAACGAAGTTCCTCGTCCTTGATTGTCACTCACCATTCAACATAATCCTTGGGCGTCCGTGGATTCATGAGATGAAAGCAGTCCcgtcaacttatcatcaagtcGTCAAATTCCCAACGGCCGCCGGAATCAAAGAAATCTACGGTGAACAATTGGCATCTAGAGAATGTTACCAGAATGGcctcaaaaagaagaaagagcagttatag
- the LOC119987518 gene encoding uncharacterized protein LOC119987518 — MVDATAGHELLSFMDAFSGYNQILMHPDDQEKTAFVTERGIFCYKVMPFGLKNAGATYQRLVNRMFAGLLGDTMEVYIDDMLVKSLVAEQHLHHLQQAFDLLIKYGMKLNPTKCSFGVTAGKFLGYIVTQRGIEANPDQIRAILDLPSPKCVKEVQKLTGRVAALNRFVSRSSEKCHQFFTTLCKTNDFAWTADCEKALQQLKEYLTSPPLLSKHKENEQLYVYLAVSETAVSAVLIREEESRQLPVYYVSKSLLDAETRYSQMEKLALALVTAARKLRPYFQSHSIVVVTTFPMRSILHKPELSGRLTKWAVELSEHDITYQPRTAIKSQVLADFVADFTPPIQDQAEKELLCIAMPILGKWTLYVDGSSSVKGSGLGLVLLSPEGSIIQRSVRCGFRATNNEAEYEALIAGLQLAEDMRIKNLAVHSDSQLIVNQLQGSYQAKDPKMASYLEAVKELQKQFDEFSLTLIPRANNAHADALAKLGSSIQATEPQPIPVVYLKWPSVWKQYSTPEETMAIESAIPEANKNGDDWMISIARYIQGGILPDDRSEARRLKSKAARFTLFGGLLYKRSYSGPLLRCVTSRQAQFVLAELHEGECGNHSGGRSLTHRTLSAGYYWPTMRADATNYVRKCDKCQRFAQIQHQPPEKLTPTLSAWPFMKWGMDIVGPLPAASGQRIYFLALTDYFTKWIEAEAFRRVRDTEVKQFVWKNIICRFGIPKEIICDNGSQFISYGFKRFCTNLKIKLFFSTPRHPQSNGQAEASNKTLINTLKKRLEQAKGAWADELPGVLWSYRTTARTPTGETPFSLAYGSEAVIPVEAGLPSARYQWVNEETNWEQLNGQLDTIDELRETALTRTAAYQTRVAQHFNKHVRTREFKVGDRVLRKVFQNTKEVGAGKLGPNWEGPYQITKVVGHGAYKLQDRDGRNIPNSWNAIHLKFYHS, encoded by the coding sequence ATGGTCGACGCCACGGCTGGCCACGAACTGTTGAGTTTCATGGACGCCTTCTCCGGATATAACCAGATCCTCATGCATCccgatgatcaagaaaaaaccgCGTTCGTCACAGAAAGGggcattttttgttacaaagtaaTGCCCTTCGGATTAAAAAATGCTGGCGCGACATACCAACGACTTGTCAACCGAATGTTCGCCGGATTACTAGGAGACACAATGGAAGTATATATTGATGACATGTTAGTCAAATCATTGGTCGCTGAGCAACACTTGCACCATTTACAGCAGGCGTTCGACTTATTGATCAAATATGGCATGAAACTGAATCCCACCAAGTGCTCATTCGGAGTAACCGCTGGGAAGTTCCTGGGCTATATCGTAACTCAACGAGGCATCGAAGCAAATCCCGACCAAATCAGAGCAATCCTCGACCTCCCTTCGCCAAAATGCGTAAAAGAGGTGCAGAAATTGACGGGGAGGGTGGCGGCGCTCAACAGATTCGTATCTAGGTCATCCGAAAAATGCCACCAGTTCTTCACAACGCTTTGCAAAACAAATGACTTCGCATGGACCGCCGACTGCGAGAAGGCTCTGCAGCAGCTGAAAGAATACTTGACTTCACCACCACTATTGTCCAAGCATAAAGAAAACGAACAGCTGTACGTTTATCTCGCAGTGTCCGAAACAGCCGTCAGCGCAGTGTTAATCAGAGAAGAGGAATCGAGGCAACTTCCCGTATATTACGTGAGCAAAAGCCTCTTGGACGCCGAGACCAGATACAGCCAGATGGAAAAGCTCGCGCTAGCCCTCGTAACAGCCGCCCGGAAGCTGAGACCGTACTTCCAAAGCCACAGCATCGTGGTAGTAACCACATTCCCTATGAGGAGTATACTACACAAGCCCGAATTATCCGGACGATTAACGAAGTGGGCGGTCGAATTAAGCGAGCACGACATCACTTATCAACCTCGCACAGCAATCAAATCTCAGGTGTTGGCGGACTTCGTCGCCGATTTCACTCCGCCCATCCAAGATCAAGCTGAAAAGGAGTTGCTCTGCATCGCCATGCCAATCCTGGGAAAGTGGACCCTCTACGTAGACGGATCGAGCAGCGTCAAAGGCAGCGGATTGGGTTTAGTCTTGCTTTCACCGGAAGGGAGTATCATCCAAAGATCCGTACGATGCGGATTTAGAGCGACGAACAACGAAGCCGAGTATGAAGCTTTGATCGCCGGCCTTCAACTTGCAGAGGACATGAGGATCAAGAACCTAGCAGTCCATTCGGATTCTCAGCTGATTGTCAATCAGTTGCAAGGATCCTACCAAGCAAAGGATCCAAAGATGGCAAGCTACCTCGAAGCAGTCAAGGAATTACAGAAGCAGTTCGACGAATTTTCGCTAACGCTTATTCCAAGAGCGAACAACGCTCATGCAGACGCACTCGCAAAGTTAGGGTCCTCGATTCAGGCGACGGAACCCCAACCAATCCCGGTGGTATACTTGAAGTGGCCGTCAGTTTGGAAGCAGTACTCGACTCCTGAGGAGACAATGGCGATAGAATCCGCCATACCAGAGGCCAACAAAAACGGTGATGATTGGATGATATCCATTGCTAGATACATACAAGGGGGGATTTTGCCTGACGACCGAAGTGAAGCACGACGCCTCAAGTCGAAAGCCGCGAGATTCACCTTGTTCGGAGGGTTGCTCTACAAACGATCTTATTCCGGTCCATTACTTAGGTGCGTGACGTCGAGGCAAGCTCAGTTCGTGTTGGCCGAGCTACATGAAGGAGAATGTGGGAATCATTCCGGTGGTCGAAGCCTCACACACCGCACGCTCTCGGCGGGCTACTATTGGCCAACGATGAGAGCCGACGCCACAAATTACGTCCGAAAATGTGATAAATGCCAAAGGTTCGCTCAAATACAGCATCAACCGCCGGAAAAGCTCACACCAACTTTGTCTGCATGGCCTTTCATGAAATGGGGAATGGACATCGTCGGACCCCTTCCAGCGGCATCTGGTCAACGCATATATTTCCTAGCACTCACTGAttacttcaccaaatggatAGAGGCCGAAGCCTTCAGACGAGTTAGAGATACAGAAGTCAAGCAATTCGTGTGGAAAAACATAATCTGCAGGTTCGGAATTCCAAAAGAGATAATATGCGACAACGGATCCCAATTTATCAGTTACGGCTTCAAGAGGTTCTGCACCAACTTAAAGATTAAGTTGTTCTTCTCCACACCTCGTCACCCTCAGTCAAACGGGCAAGCTGAAGCCTCCAACAAAACTTTGatcaacactttgaagaaaCGACTAGAACAAGCAAAGGGAGCTTGGGCGGACGAACTACCCGGAGTTCTGTGGTCGTATAGAACAACGGCTAGGACCCCGACAGGAGAAACCCCTTTCTCATTAGCTTACGGTTCCGAAGCAGTCATTCCCGTCGAAGCGGGATTGCCCTCCGCTAGATATCAATGGGTGAACGAAGAAACTAACTGGGAACAATTGAATGGCCAACTTGACACCATCGATGAATTAAGGGAAACGGCGCTTACCAGAACGGCGGCTTATCAGACCAGAGTTGCCCAACACTTCAACAAACACGTCCGCACCAGAGAGTTCAAGGTTGGGGATCGAGTCCTTCGGAAAGTGTTTCAGAATACAAAAGAAGTTGGAGCCGGAAAATTGGGACCAAACTGGGAAGGTCCATATCAGATTACTAAAGTTGTAGGGCACGGTGCCTATAAACTTCAAGACAGGGACGGCCGAAACATTCCCAACAGCTGGAACGCCATCCACCTGAAATTTTATCATTCTTAA